A stretch of the Archangium violaceum genome encodes the following:
- a CDS encoding glycosyltransferase family 2 protein produces MSEPTGTNIGVRGRVSVVIPTKDRLPLLTEALESLQRQDYADWEAIVVDDGSRDGTLARLREWADADPRIRWVVREGEPAGGNRCRNLGFAASTGEYLVFLDDDDAFSPSCLRERVRRMEASPELDFGVFPHQHFLERPGDMRHVTPAEPDRDDIERYLRVDIPWQTAGALWRRKALVALGPWDEALPCWQDWDFYVRALARGARYRCFPDGPCFFHRVQTPARVAVSVKKRGPAQLRGVERAVASGQRYLEASGGLTSRRRLLLARLHLSVGEQLREQGLREESFAVWRRCRERGLVSEARYREGQLFLTVWRTRLARGAVRRYLTLRWRE; encoded by the coding sequence ATGTCAGAGCCCACCGGAACGAACATCGGTGTCCGGGGCCGGGTCTCGGTGGTGATTCCCACCAAGGATCGTCTGCCGCTGCTCACCGAGGCGCTGGAGTCGCTCCAGCGGCAGGATTACGCGGACTGGGAGGCGATCGTCGTGGACGATGGCTCCCGGGATGGCACGCTGGCGCGCCTGCGGGAGTGGGCGGATGCCGACCCTCGTATCCGCTGGGTGGTGCGAGAGGGAGAGCCCGCGGGGGGAAACCGCTGCCGCAACCTCGGCTTCGCCGCCTCCACGGGCGAGTACCTCGTCTTCCTCGACGATGACGATGCCTTCTCCCCGAGCTGCCTGCGCGAGCGCGTGCGGCGGATGGAGGCCAGTCCCGAGCTGGACTTCGGCGTCTTCCCCCACCAGCACTTCCTCGAGCGGCCCGGGGACATGCGGCACGTGACGCCGGCCGAGCCGGATCGGGACGACATCGAGCGCTACCTGCGCGTGGACATTCCCTGGCAGACGGCCGGGGCCCTCTGGCGGAGGAAGGCCCTGGTGGCGCTCGGCCCGTGGGACGAGGCCCTGCCGTGCTGGCAGGACTGGGACTTCTACGTGCGCGCGCTCGCCCGGGGAGCGCGCTACCGGTGCTTCCCCGACGGGCCCTGCTTCTTCCATCGGGTGCAGACGCCCGCGCGGGTCGCCGTCTCCGTGAAGAAGCGGGGGCCGGCGCAGCTGCGCGGGGTGGAGCGCGCCGTGGCCTCCGGGCAGCGCTACCTGGAGGCGAGTGGTGGTCTCACCTCGCGGCGGCGGCTGCTGCTGGCCCGGCTCCACCTCAGCGTGGGCGAGCAGCTGCGCGAGCAGGGGCTCCGGGAGGAGTCCTTCGCGGTGTGGCGCCGGTGCCGGGAGCGGGGGCTCGTCTCCGAGGCCCGGTACCGTGAGGGGCAGCTGTTCCTCACGGTCTGGCGGACCCGGCTCGCCCGGGGCGCCGTGCGGCGCTATCTCACGCTGCGCTGGCGGGAGTGA
- a CDS encoding class I SAM-dependent methyltransferase: MEALITRLRPLARLLPAGLNDTLRGVVRDWQLRRAVERIAALPPGQLPTRQMLEELRAGWGNMGYAARPEYLQELMNRAVNTSGPILECGSGVSTLLLGLLAGRRGVETWTLEHMPEWHARVSGALERTGIPNVHNCLAPIQDRGGYSWYTPPVERMPRAFQLIICDGPPGNTPGGRYGLWPVLGERLAPGAVILLDDAERPGEEEVLQRWSKEASMRVDMRRVSGGAYAVITRS; this comes from the coding sequence ATGGAAGCACTCATTACCCGGCTGCGTCCGCTCGCCCGCTTGTTGCCGGCGGGGCTGAATGACACCCTCCGGGGCGTGGTCCGTGACTGGCAGCTCCGTCGCGCCGTGGAGCGCATCGCCGCGCTGCCGCCCGGCCAGCTGCCCACGCGCCAGATGCTGGAGGAGCTGCGGGCTGGCTGGGGCAACATGGGCTATGCCGCGCGTCCCGAGTACCTGCAGGAGCTGATGAACCGCGCCGTGAACACCTCCGGCCCCATCCTCGAGTGCGGCTCGGGCGTGTCCACCCTGCTGCTGGGGCTGCTGGCGGGCCGGCGCGGCGTGGAGACGTGGACGCTGGAGCACATGCCCGAGTGGCACGCGCGCGTCTCCGGTGCCCTGGAGCGCACCGGCATCCCCAACGTGCACAACTGCCTGGCCCCCATCCAGGACCGCGGTGGCTACTCCTGGTACACGCCCCCGGTGGAGCGCATGCCCCGGGCCTTCCAGCTCATCATCTGTGACGGCCCTCCTGGGAACACCCCCGGCGGACGCTATGGACTGTGGCCGGTGCTCGGCGAGAGGCTGGCTCCGGGCGCGGTCATCCTGCTGGACGACGCGGAGCGGCCCGGCGAGGAGGAGGTCCTGCAGCGCTGGTCCAAGGAAGCGTCGATGCGCGTGGACATGCGCCGGGTGTCCGGCGGCGCCTACGCCGTCATCACCCGCTCCTGA
- a CDS encoding glycosyltransferase family 4 protein: MQRERSSSMALVTGAPAGAGGMGVHAATVLRALAHGGAPLHVLGPPPTDARLAALPGVVWHTPPRLLLSSVQRWTPYRWLTGALQLRQDAHLGQWAASRLEQLRPSRLYTFTQVGLEPLEWARRAGVPSVVDNPNGHIAGFRAIYVRETWRQARRPHLGHPTPAAVRRIEREYALANAIRVASPWSRDSMVRGGVPEGKIAVIDHLIDIERFRPPATRPPAEGPLRVCFVGSLDVRKGFHYLLRAIRQVGAGRVQLRIVGATGDRVSRQLFQRESQGLALEAVPGDPRPAYANAELFVLPTLEDGFGLVVGEAMASGLPVVVTDQCGAAAWVEPGQTGWVVPAAREQALAAAMEKAFRQRAELSGMGARARAAIEARAAADPLTRLRTWFESVVS, translated from the coding sequence ATGCAAAGGGAACGCTCCTCGAGCATGGCCCTGGTGACCGGAGCTCCGGCGGGTGCGGGAGGGATGGGGGTACACGCGGCCACCGTGCTGCGCGCGCTCGCCCACGGAGGGGCGCCGCTCCACGTGCTCGGGCCGCCTCCCACGGATGCTCGCCTGGCCGCTCTCCCTGGCGTCGTGTGGCACACCCCTCCGCGACTCCTGCTCTCGTCGGTGCAGCGCTGGACGCCCTACCGGTGGCTCACGGGAGCCCTCCAGCTGCGGCAGGACGCGCACCTGGGGCAGTGGGCCGCCTCCCGCCTGGAGCAGCTGCGGCCCTCCCGGCTGTACACCTTCACGCAGGTGGGGCTCGAGCCCCTCGAGTGGGCCCGGCGAGCGGGCGTGCCCTCCGTCGTCGACAACCCCAATGGGCACATCGCGGGTTTCCGAGCCATCTACGTCCGGGAGACGTGGCGACAGGCCCGCCGCCCCCACCTGGGACATCCCACGCCCGCGGCGGTCCGCCGCATCGAGCGTGAGTACGCGCTCGCCAACGCCATCCGTGTCGCGTCCCCGTGGTCTCGCGACTCCATGGTCCGCGGCGGCGTGCCCGAGGGGAAGATCGCCGTCATTGATCATCTCATCGACATCGAGCGCTTCCGCCCACCGGCCACGCGGCCTCCCGCGGAGGGACCGCTGCGTGTGTGCTTCGTCGGCTCGCTCGATGTACGCAAGGGCTTCCACTACCTGCTGCGCGCCATCCGTCAGGTGGGCGCCGGGCGCGTCCAGCTCCGCATCGTGGGCGCCACGGGAGACCGCGTGTCCCGCCAACTCTTCCAGAGGGAGAGTCAGGGGCTCGCGCTGGAGGCGGTGCCGGGAGATCCACGCCCGGCCTACGCGAACGCCGAGCTCTTCGTGCTGCCGACGCTGGAGGATGGCTTCGGGCTGGTGGTAGGAGAGGCGATGGCCAGCGGGCTGCCCGTCGTCGTGACAGACCAGTGTGGAGCCGCCGCGTGGGTCGAGCCCGGGCAGACGGGCTGGGTCGTCCCCGCTGCGCGGGAACAGGCGCTCGCGGCCGCGATGGAGAAGGCGTTCCGTCAGCGCGCGGAGCTATCGGGTATGGGAGCGCGAGCCCGGGCCGCCATCGAAGCACGCGCGGCGGCGGACCCGTTGACCCGGCTGCGCACGTGGTTCGAATCCGTCGTTTCATGA
- a CDS encoding MraY family glycosyltransferase produces the protein MITYLVAFLVALMVAMVLTLVVRNRALAWGLLDQANSSRKIHVQPIPRLGGIGIVGGFFAPLCALFLVDSGVGNHFQSQTALVWGLFGGGLGVAALGLYDDLRGAGAKLKFAVQLVLALGLYALGFRIDHIANPFGPELPLGVLGLPFTVMWVVGVINALNLIDGLDGLAGGVAFFGVGTNFILALSRGDVVLCLMMAALAGAILGFLVFNFNPASIFMGDTGSMFLGFVLAAVSIKTSAKSGTAVAMLVPVMALGLPIMDTLLAMIRRTLVGRPMFSADKEHIHHRLMSRLVLSHRSAVLVMYGLCALFTLTALGLHWANRAQSAMLLMGMGVVVAVLMRKLGYLDLRRASGVSEVRRRNIRLRSLVRDVTDAVRSATGVKDLWAAVRPLADALEASRLELRLERQQGHHRDGLTFETQRPAGSALPLEVFLDVKGGDQKLGRFLMAWSDGRAEINRDEELALELVADALGDRAAKLLAQAEADPQRVIALRR, from the coding sequence ATGATCACTTATCTGGTCGCCTTTCTCGTCGCGCTGATGGTGGCGATGGTGTTGACGTTGGTGGTGCGCAACCGGGCGCTGGCGTGGGGTCTGTTGGATCAGGCCAATTCGAGCCGCAAGATTCACGTGCAGCCCATTCCCCGTCTGGGTGGCATCGGCATCGTGGGCGGGTTCTTCGCGCCGCTGTGCGCGCTCTTCCTGGTGGACTCGGGGGTGGGCAATCACTTCCAGTCGCAGACGGCGCTGGTGTGGGGCCTGTTCGGTGGGGGCCTGGGCGTGGCGGCGCTGGGCCTCTACGACGACCTGCGTGGCGCGGGCGCGAAGCTGAAGTTCGCCGTGCAGCTGGTGCTGGCGCTCGGCCTGTACGCGCTCGGCTTCCGCATCGATCACATCGCCAACCCCTTCGGGCCGGAGCTGCCGCTGGGGGTGCTCGGCCTGCCGTTCACCGTGATGTGGGTGGTGGGCGTCATCAACGCGCTCAACCTCATCGACGGGTTGGACGGGCTGGCGGGCGGAGTGGCCTTCTTCGGGGTGGGCACCAACTTCATCCTCGCGCTCAGCCGGGGGGACGTGGTGCTGTGCCTGATGATGGCGGCGCTGGCGGGCGCCATCCTCGGCTTCCTCGTCTTCAACTTCAACCCGGCCTCCATCTTCATGGGGGACACGGGCAGCATGTTCCTGGGCTTCGTGCTGGCGGCCGTCTCCATCAAGACGAGCGCCAAGAGCGGGACCGCGGTGGCCATGCTGGTGCCGGTGATGGCGCTGGGCCTGCCCATCATGGACACCCTGCTGGCGATGATCCGGCGCACGCTCGTGGGCCGGCCCATGTTCAGCGCGGACAAGGAGCACATCCACCACCGGCTGATGAGCCGGCTGGTGCTCAGCCACCGCTCGGCGGTGCTGGTGATGTACGGGCTGTGCGCCCTCTTCACCCTGACGGCGCTCGGCCTGCACTGGGCCAACCGCGCCCAGAGCGCCATGCTGCTGATGGGGATGGGCGTGGTGGTGGCGGTGCTGATGCGCAAGCTGGGCTACCTGGACCTGCGGCGCGCCAGCGGCGTGAGCGAGGTGCGGCGCAGGAACATCCGGCTGCGCTCGCTGGTGAGGGATGTGACCGACGCGGTGCGCTCGGCCACCGGGGTGAAGGACCTGTGGGCCGCGGTGCGTCCGCTGGCGGATGCGCTCGAGGCCTCCCGCCTGGAGCTGCGCCTCGAGCGCCAGCAGGGCCATCACCGGGATGGCCTCACCTTCGAGACGCAGCGGCCCGCGGGCTCGGCGCTGCCGTTGGAGGTGTTCCTGGATGTGAAGGGCGGGGACCAGAAGCTCGGCCGCTTCCTGATGGCCTGGAGTGACGGGCGCGCGGAGATCAACCGCGACGAGGAGCTGGCGCTGGAGTTGGTGGCGGACGCGTTGGGAGACCGGGCCGCGAAGCTGCTGGCCCAGGCCGAGGCGGATCCGCAGCGCGTCATCGCGTTGCGGCGGTGA
- a CDS encoding nucleotidyltransferase family protein, with translation MSGVGARALLDVLRAWPEVARGDVPGDVDALVHAAARHGLAGFMQHVVGRSAWTPDEAVRTRLRREALAQAARGMRVKALLLRSLEALAAVDVVPVLLKGYGLALRLYPEPLQRATTDVDLLVADAEVEVASRALVGLGLRPLGEAAAAHAREHEHHLTFTGAAGMVELHFRALVGYGQALEARALLARAEESVLEGRRVRYLRAEDELVYLALHASNHLLQRLAWLFDLKLLMLAHPGLDWGRVVEVARGSAFPHLAWYALEAARRLMGAPVPEEVLAALAPPSWQRRMAARFFSAERLLGTELMRHKPAWVVAKLLLAPRLLPMVRYTVRRLREDGLAALRGKRIPSPP, from the coding sequence GTGAGCGGCGTGGGGGCGCGGGCGCTGCTGGACGTGCTCCGCGCCTGGCCGGAGGTCGCTCGGGGCGACGTGCCCGGGGACGTGGACGCGCTGGTGCACGCGGCGGCCCGGCATGGGCTCGCGGGCTTCATGCAGCACGTGGTGGGCCGCTCGGCGTGGACACCGGACGAGGCGGTGCGCACCCGGCTGCGCCGCGAGGCCCTGGCGCAGGCCGCGCGGGGCATGCGGGTGAAGGCGCTGCTGCTGCGGAGCCTGGAAGCGCTGGCCGCCGTGGACGTGGTACCGGTGCTGCTGAAGGGGTACGGCCTGGCGCTGCGCCTCTACCCGGAGCCGCTGCAGCGGGCCACCACGGACGTGGACCTGCTGGTGGCGGACGCGGAGGTGGAGGTGGCGTCGCGTGCCCTGGTGGGATTGGGGCTGAGGCCGCTCGGCGAGGCGGCGGCGGCGCATGCGCGGGAGCACGAGCACCACCTGACCTTCACGGGCGCGGCGGGGATGGTGGAGCTGCACTTCCGGGCGCTCGTGGGGTACGGCCAGGCGCTGGAGGCGCGGGCGCTGCTGGCCCGAGCGGAGGAGTCGGTGCTGGAGGGCCGGCGCGTGCGCTACCTGCGCGCGGAGGACGAGCTCGTCTATCTGGCGCTCCACGCGAGCAACCACCTGTTGCAGCGGCTGGCGTGGCTGTTCGATCTGAAGTTGCTGATGCTGGCGCACCCGGGGCTGGACTGGGGGCGGGTGGTGGAGGTGGCGCGGGGCTCGGCCTTCCCCCACCTGGCCTGGTACGCGCTGGAGGCGGCGCGGCGGTTGATGGGGGCGCCGGTGCCGGAGGAGGTGCTGGCCGCCCTGGCGCCGCCCTCGTGGCAGCGGCGGATGGCGGCGCGCTTCTTCAGCGCGGAGCGGCTGCTGGGGACGGAGTTGATGCGGCACAAGCCGGCGTGGGTGGTGGCCAAGCTGCTGCTCGCGCCCCGGTTGCTGCCCATGGTGCGCTACACCGTGCGCCGGCTGCGGGAGGACGGGCTCGCGGCGTTGCGTGGGAAACGCATCCCCTCTCCCCCTTGA
- a CDS encoding acetoacetate decarboxylase family protein: MSTSSVEPSVSNDYPPAPWTLRGQMYLSVWMVPAERVRFELDPAFELFTLAGRACVITCFVDYQQGSVLTYGELFGGISVKTRGSGRLGMTVTHMWVDSERSLRGGRALWGMPKVMARFELDHQPPGGGAFAGSSWDTQGKLLARVRFEPLAALPPSVRIPIGLPNLQMLNGRVHAPKDSDLRFSPRLLQGADWFIPTDSPLASLGVAEARPWVSAQVRDFEWTLPAAMPVD, translated from the coding sequence GTGAGCACTTCCTCTGTCGAGCCCTCGGTGTCGAACGATTACCCTCCCGCTCCCTGGACCTTGCGCGGGCAGATGTACCTCTCCGTCTGGATGGTGCCCGCCGAGCGCGTCCGGTTCGAGTTGGATCCGGCCTTCGAGCTGTTCACCCTGGCGGGCCGCGCGTGCGTCATCACCTGCTTCGTGGACTACCAGCAGGGGAGCGTGCTGACCTACGGCGAGCTCTTCGGCGGCATCAGTGTGAAGACGCGGGGCTCGGGTCGCCTCGGCATGACGGTCACCCATATGTGGGTGGACAGCGAGCGCTCCCTGCGCGGAGGGCGCGCGCTGTGGGGCATGCCCAAGGTGATGGCGCGCTTCGAGCTCGACCATCAGCCCCCGGGCGGAGGTGCCTTCGCGGGGTCGAGCTGGGATACCCAGGGGAAGTTGCTGGCGCGGGTCCGCTTCGAGCCACTCGCCGCGCTGCCGCCGAGCGTCCGCATCCCCATCGGCCTGCCGAACCTGCAGATGCTCAACGGACGGGTGCACGCCCCGAAGGACTCGGACCTCCGCTTCTCGCCCCGGTTGCTCCAGGGCGCGGACTGGTTCATTCCGACGGACAGTCCCCTGGCCTCGCTCGGTGTCGCGGAGGCCCGCCCCTGGGTGAGTGCCCAGGTGCGCGACTTCGAGTGGACCCTGCCCGCGGCGATGCCCGTGGACTGA
- a CDS encoding DUF418 domain-containing protein — protein MSPPPTPLPAPPSEARPIDASERLDLLDVLRGFALCGVFVSNVFGWFSGRAYMQRAQLEAAMASASWLDTAAVYVSGTLVSGKFITLFSFLFGLGFSVQMIRAEARGAAIAPLYMRRLCVMFLIGAAHLFGLWLGDILTTYAVLGFALLLFRKRADKTLLIWAAVLIFAMPLVTNVLMKVVPMLVNGGGAEGAAEAAKAAMERSNQARAQTLEAFTHGTYFEVVRANARYYLGHFIQGMLPVLFALLGRFLLGFMAGRRRLFHDAPQHLGFFRKLLEWSLVLGAIGSAAGLVLQYMMRQKMIDPQAQWLVLMTPVRQLNEVGLAAVYVSGLVLLFQRETWRRLLLVLAPVGRMALTNYLGETVISLFVYYGFGLGLMGKLGPTASIGLTLAIFCVQVAFSHWWLARFRFGPAEWVWRSLTYGKAQPMRRTGAPEVATATAA, from the coding sequence ATGAGCCCACCGCCCACTCCGCTTCCCGCCCCGCCGTCCGAAGCCCGCCCGATAGACGCCAGCGAGCGACTCGACCTGCTCGACGTGCTGCGCGGCTTCGCGCTGTGCGGCGTCTTCGTCTCCAACGTCTTCGGGTGGTTCTCCGGCCGGGCCTACATGCAGCGCGCGCAGCTGGAGGCCGCCATGGCCTCGGCCTCGTGGTTGGACACCGCCGCCGTGTATGTCTCCGGGACGCTGGTGTCCGGCAAGTTCATCACCCTCTTCTCGTTCCTCTTCGGCCTGGGCTTCTCCGTGCAGATGATCCGCGCCGAGGCACGCGGCGCCGCCATCGCTCCGCTCTACATGCGGCGGCTGTGCGTGATGTTCCTCATTGGCGCCGCGCACCTGTTCGGGCTCTGGCTCGGTGACATCCTCACCACGTACGCGGTGCTGGGCTTCGCGCTGCTGCTGTTCCGCAAGCGCGCCGACAAGACGCTGCTCATCTGGGCCGCCGTCCTCATCTTCGCCATGCCGCTCGTGACGAACGTCCTCATGAAGGTCGTGCCCATGCTCGTGAACGGCGGTGGCGCGGAGGGTGCGGCCGAGGCGGCCAAGGCGGCCATGGAGCGCTCCAACCAGGCCCGGGCCCAGACGCTGGAGGCCTTCACCCACGGCACCTACTTCGAGGTCGTGCGCGCCAATGCCCGCTACTACCTCGGCCACTTCATCCAGGGCATGCTGCCCGTGCTGTTCGCCCTGCTCGGCCGGTTCCTGCTCGGGTTCATGGCCGGACGGCGGCGCCTCTTCCACGACGCGCCCCAGCACCTGGGGTTCTTCCGCAAGCTCCTCGAGTGGAGCCTCGTCCTCGGTGCCATCGGCAGCGCCGCCGGGCTCGTGCTGCAGTACATGATGCGCCAGAAGATGATCGACCCGCAGGCGCAGTGGCTCGTCCTCATGACGCCGGTGCGGCAGCTCAACGAGGTGGGCCTCGCCGCCGTCTACGTCTCGGGCCTCGTGCTCCTCTTCCAACGCGAGACGTGGCGGCGCTTGCTGCTGGTGCTCGCACCCGTGGGCCGCATGGCGCTGACGAACTACCTCGGCGAGACGGTCATCAGCCTCTTCGTGTACTACGGCTTCGGACTGGGGCTCATGGGGAAGCTGGGCCCCACGGCGAGCATCGGGCTCACCCTGGCCATCTTCTGCGTGCAGGTGGCCTTCAGCCACTGGTGGCTGGCGCGCTTCCGCTTCGGCCCCGCCGAGTGGGTGTGGCGCTCGCTGACGTACGGCAAGGCCCAGCCGATGCGCCGGACCGGGGCCCCCGAGGTCGCGACCGCCACGGCGGCCTGA
- a CDS encoding nucleotidyltransferase family protein: protein MAISLIDTFRVLASFDPPRGSLRGAPWEDYVDWAIAQGLAPLASYNLEYRLAGGADAPEWARDRLLSIYSGSVNDNVMKLVNFKRCVDELEGRQLLLTGGAAFADTLYPHVGFRPVLEISMLLRRMDVDAFAGYLAQHQFRPEPNEPAHGAMKVVSDGRTPIFLYADVLGAERRAEVQGIFERSKPMRMYGPSMFRPDLEDAVLLVCLEQAREGYQMPWLSYLDLRELMTGATSMGSVYSRPVDVAVLLERAKAWRLERALYTSLSILTRLFPSIAENLKPALPPLRRATRELLDRLVVLPASEPGKMSHVRGSERLRRLLTGQ from the coding sequence ATGGCCATCAGTCTCATCGACACCTTCCGCGTCCTTGCTTCGTTCGACCCGCCGCGTGGCTCGCTGCGCGGGGCTCCCTGGGAGGACTACGTGGACTGGGCCATCGCGCAGGGCCTGGCGCCGCTGGCCTCCTACAACCTCGAGTACCGCCTGGCCGGCGGAGCCGACGCGCCGGAGTGGGCGAGGGATCGGCTGCTGAGCATCTACTCGGGCTCGGTCAACGACAACGTGATGAAGCTCGTCAACTTCAAGCGCTGCGTGGACGAGCTCGAGGGCCGTCAGCTGCTCCTCACGGGCGGAGCGGCCTTCGCCGACACGCTCTATCCGCACGTGGGCTTCCGTCCCGTGTTGGAAATTTCCATGTTGCTGCGGCGCATGGACGTGGATGCCTTCGCTGGCTACCTCGCCCAGCACCAGTTCCGCCCGGAGCCCAACGAGCCGGCCCACGGCGCGATGAAGGTGGTGTCGGACGGACGCACCCCCATCTTCCTGTACGCGGATGTGCTCGGCGCCGAGCGGCGCGCGGAGGTGCAGGGCATCTTCGAGCGCTCCAAGCCCATGAGGATGTACGGCCCGTCCATGTTCCGTCCGGACCTGGAGGACGCGGTGCTGCTCGTGTGCCTGGAGCAGGCGCGCGAGGGCTACCAGATGCCCTGGTTGTCCTACCTGGACCTGCGCGAGCTGATGACGGGGGCGACGTCGATGGGGAGCGTCTATTCGCGCCCCGTGGACGTGGCGGTCCTGCTGGAGCGGGCGAAGGCGTGGCGGCTGGAGCGCGCCCTCTACACGTCGCTGTCCATCCTGACGCGGCTCTTCCCCTCGATTGCCGAGAATCTGAAGCCCGCACTTCCCCCGCTGCGCCGCGCCACGCGGGAGTTGTTGGATCGGCTGGTCGTCCTTCCGGCGAGCGAGCCCGGGAAGATGAGCCATGTCCGGGGCTCGGAGCGTCTGCGCCGGTTGCTGACCGGGCAATGA
- a CDS encoding UDP-glucose dehydrogenase family protein, with protein sequence MHIAIIGTGYVGLVAGTCFADSGNDVTCVDIDARKIAMLQQGEVPIYEPGLEELIRKNTKERRLSFTTEMASAVARSQVVFIAVGTPEGESGEADLQYVLAAAEQIGRAMRQYTVVVDKSTVPVGTADKVRETIARVTEVEFDVVSNPEFLKEGAALDDFLKPDRVVIGTESERARKVMGQLYAPFVRTENPILYMDTRSAELTKYAANAMLATRISFMNDIAALCEKVGADVDFVRKGMGADKRIGYPFLFPGVGYGGSCFPKDVKALVAKGREQGLELDLLRAVERTNERQKKLLVQKALKHFGSLEGRSFAVWGLAFKPKTDDMREAPSVEVIEGLLAKGAKVSAHDPVAEHTARRVLGDRIRYTNVPYEALEGADALFVVTEWNEFRHPDFERMKALMKTPVIFDGRNIYDPDRMRDMGFTYMGLGRR encoded by the coding sequence ATGCATATCGCCATCATTGGAACGGGCTACGTAGGGCTTGTCGCGGGCACCTGCTTCGCGGACTCAGGAAATGACGTGACCTGCGTGGACATCGACGCGCGGAAGATCGCGATGCTCCAGCAGGGCGAGGTCCCCATCTACGAGCCGGGACTGGAAGAGCTCATCCGCAAGAACACGAAGGAGCGGCGCCTGTCCTTCACCACGGAGATGGCGTCGGCGGTGGCGCGCTCGCAGGTGGTGTTCATCGCCGTGGGCACTCCCGAGGGCGAGAGCGGCGAGGCCGACCTCCAGTACGTGCTGGCCGCGGCGGAGCAGATCGGCCGGGCCATGCGTCAGTACACGGTGGTGGTGGACAAGAGCACCGTGCCGGTGGGCACCGCGGACAAGGTGCGCGAGACCATCGCCCGGGTGACGGAGGTGGAGTTCGACGTCGTCTCCAACCCCGAGTTCCTCAAGGAGGGCGCTGCGCTGGACGACTTCCTCAAGCCGGACCGGGTGGTGATCGGCACGGAGTCGGAGCGGGCGCGCAAGGTCATGGGCCAGCTCTACGCGCCGTTCGTGCGCACGGAGAACCCCATCCTCTACATGGACACGCGCTCGGCCGAGCTGACGAAGTACGCGGCCAACGCGATGCTCGCCACGCGCATCTCGTTCATGAACGACATCGCCGCGCTCTGCGAGAAGGTGGGCGCGGACGTGGACTTCGTGCGCAAGGGCATGGGCGCGGACAAGCGCATCGGCTATCCGTTCCTCTTCCCCGGCGTGGGCTACGGCGGCTCGTGCTTCCCCAAGGACGTGAAGGCGCTGGTGGCCAAGGGCCGTGAGCAGGGGTTGGAGTTGGATCTGCTGCGCGCGGTGGAGCGCACCAACGAGCGGCAGAAGAAGCTGCTGGTGCAGAAGGCGCTCAAGCACTTCGGCTCGCTCGAGGGGCGCTCCTTCGCGGTGTGGGGCCTGGCCTTCAAGCCGAAGACGGACGACATGCGCGAGGCACCGTCCGTGGAGGTCATCGAGGGTCTGCTGGCCAAGGGCGCGAAGGTGTCGGCGCATGACCCGGTGGCCGAGCACACCGCGCGGCGCGTGCTGGGCGACCGCATCCGCTACACGAACGTGCCCTACGAGGCGCTGGAGGGCGCGGACGCGCTCTTCGTCGTCACGGAGTGGAACGAGTTCCGTCACCCGGACTTCGAGCGCATGAAGGCGCTGATGAAGACCCCGGTCATCTTCGACGGCCGCAACATCTACGACCCGGACCGGATGAGGGACATGGGCTTCACGTACATGGGCCTGGGTCGTCGGTAG